In one window of Micromonospora cathayae DNA:
- a CDS encoding DUF885 domain-containing protein: MGRIDDLANRYVVEWAALNPSGATYAGIAGHDDQLDDLSPDGYAARADLTRRTLAELDATEPDTPAEQTAREAMQERLGLSLARYDSGEETSEINVIVSGLHDLRSVFDLMPTDSDDAVAKVATRLNAFAGALEGYKTTLRQAADAGHVSSRAQMVEVAKQCDIWTDPNADNFFHGLVERLGADGTLGADLRRGAAAATAATAEFGRFLRTELAPRGREKQAAGRERYELASQYFLGARIDLDETYAWGFEELARLEADMRTVSARIVGPGATVDEAVAALDADPARTIQGKEAFRDWMQALADKAVSELNGTHFDIPEQVRRIECRLAPTSDGGIYYTGPSEDFSRPGRMWWAVPQGITDFSTWREVTTVYHEGVPGHHLQVGQTAVRAELLNRWQRLLCWVSGHGEGWALYAERLMDELGYLEDPGDKLGMLDGQAFRAARVIVDIGMHLELEIPKDNPFDFHPGERWTPELGWEFMRAHCRVPDENLRFELNRYLGWPGQAPSYKVGERIWLQARDEAKTRKGADFDLREFHRNALDLGSLGLDPLRRALARL; encoded by the coding sequence GTGGGACGAATCGATGACCTCGCGAACCGGTACGTGGTGGAGTGGGCCGCGCTCAACCCGTCCGGTGCCACCTACGCCGGCATCGCCGGCCACGACGACCAGCTCGACGACCTGTCGCCCGACGGCTACGCCGCCCGTGCCGACCTGACCCGGCGCACCCTGGCCGAACTGGACGCCACCGAGCCGGACACGCCGGCGGAGCAGACCGCCAGGGAGGCCATGCAGGAGCGGCTCGGGCTGTCCCTGGCCCGGTACGACTCCGGCGAGGAGACCAGCGAGATCAACGTGATCGTCAGCGGTCTGCACGACCTGCGCTCGGTCTTCGACCTGATGCCGACCGACAGCGACGACGCGGTGGCGAAGGTGGCGACCCGGCTCAACGCGTTCGCCGGTGCCCTGGAGGGCTACAAGACCACGCTGCGTCAGGCCGCCGACGCCGGGCACGTCTCCTCCCGGGCCCAGATGGTCGAGGTCGCCAAGCAGTGCGACATCTGGACCGACCCGAACGCCGACAACTTCTTCCACGGCCTGGTCGAGCGGCTCGGCGCCGACGGCACGCTCGGCGCGGACCTGCGCCGGGGCGCGGCGGCGGCCACCGCGGCGACCGCCGAGTTCGGCCGGTTCCTGCGGACCGAACTGGCGCCCCGGGGGCGCGAGAAGCAGGCCGCCGGCCGGGAACGCTACGAGCTGGCCTCGCAGTACTTCCTCGGTGCCCGGATCGACCTGGACGAGACGTACGCCTGGGGGTTCGAGGAGCTGGCCCGCCTGGAGGCGGACATGCGGACGGTGTCCGCGCGGATCGTCGGCCCGGGGGCGACCGTGGACGAGGCGGTGGCCGCGCTGGACGCCGACCCGGCCCGCACCATCCAGGGCAAGGAGGCGTTCCGGGACTGGATGCAGGCGTTGGCCGACAAGGCGGTCAGCGAGCTGAACGGCACCCACTTCGACATTCCGGAACAGGTCCGGCGGATCGAGTGCCGCCTCGCCCCGACCAGCGACGGCGGCATCTACTACACCGGCCCGAGCGAGGACTTCTCCCGCCCCGGCCGGATGTGGTGGGCGGTCCCGCAGGGCATCACCGACTTCTCCACCTGGCGGGAGGTGACCACGGTCTACCACGAGGGCGTGCCGGGGCACCACCTCCAGGTCGGGCAGACCGCCGTCCGGGCCGAGCTGCTCAACCGCTGGCAGCGGCTGCTCTGCTGGGTGTCCGGGCACGGCGAGGGCTGGGCCCTGTACGCCGAGCGACTGATGGACGAGCTGGGCTACCTGGAGGACCCGGGCGACAAGCTCGGCATGCTCGACGGGCAGGCGTTCCGGGCGGCCCGGGTGATCGTCGACATCGGCATGCACCTGGAGCTGGAGATCCCGAAGGACAATCCGTTCGACTTCCACCCGGGCGAGCGGTGGACGCCCGAGCTGGGCTGGGAGTTCATGCGCGCGCACTGCCGGGTTCCGGACGAGAACCTGCGTTTCGAACTGAACCGCTACCTGGGCTGGCCGGGGCAGGCCCCCTCGTACAAGGTCGGCGAGCGGATCTGGCTCCAGGCCCGGGACGAGGCGAAGACCCGCAAGGGTGCCGACTTCGACCTGCGCGAGTTCCACCGCAACGCGCTCGACCTGGGTTCGCTCGGGCTGGATCCGCTGCGCCGGGCGCTCGCCCGACTGTAG
- a CDS encoding DMT family transporter, which translates to MPETTPDRAALRDWLPGFVLLAAIWGSSFLFIKIGVRELHPLYVTLGRVAAGAATLLVVLAVLRDRLPRDPRLWLHLTVVAAFGVAIPFTLFGYGEQRIPSMLAGIWNATTPLVVLPMAVLVFRTERLTVRRAVGLALGFVGVLVVLGVWQGLGGVAFTGQLMCFGAAACYGLSIPYQKRFIAGRTESGLSLSAAQLLLATVQLAVVSPLVAGAPPMPTALSLDVVASVLALGAFGTGLAFVINLHNIRVVGASTASTVTYLIPVFAVLIGAVVLDETPTWHQPVGALIVLLGVAVSQGFLGRRPAHPTAVPAAGPVDPAAAAPTVAARP; encoded by the coding sequence ATGCCGGAAACCACTCCTGACCGGGCCGCGCTGCGTGACTGGCTGCCCGGTTTCGTGCTGCTCGCCGCGATCTGGGGCTCCAGCTTCCTGTTCATCAAGATCGGTGTACGGGAGCTGCACCCGCTCTACGTCACCCTCGGTCGGGTCGCCGCCGGGGCGGCCACCCTGCTGGTGGTGCTCGCCGTGCTGCGGGACCGGCTGCCCCGCGACCCCCGGCTCTGGCTGCACCTGACCGTGGTGGCCGCGTTCGGCGTGGCGATCCCGTTCACCCTGTTCGGCTACGGGGAGCAGCGGATCCCGTCGATGCTGGCCGGCATCTGGAACGCCACCACGCCGCTGGTGGTGCTGCCGATGGCGGTGCTGGTGTTCCGTACCGAGCGGTTGACGGTGCGCCGGGCGGTCGGGTTGGCGCTGGGCTTCGTCGGCGTGCTGGTGGTGCTCGGGGTGTGGCAGGGCCTCGGCGGGGTGGCGTTCACCGGGCAGCTCATGTGCTTCGGGGCAGCCGCCTGTTACGGCCTGTCGATCCCGTACCAGAAGCGGTTCATCGCGGGCCGTACCGAGTCGGGGCTGTCGCTGTCGGCGGCGCAGTTGCTGCTCGCCACGGTCCAGCTGGCGGTGGTGTCGCCGCTGGTGGCGGGGGCACCGCCGATGCCCACCGCGCTGTCGCTGGACGTGGTGGCGAGCGTGCTCGCCCTCGGGGCGTTCGGCACCGGGCTGGCCTTCGTGATCAACCTGCACAACATCCGGGTGGTGGGCGCGAGTACGGCCTCCACGGTGACGTACCTGATCCCGGTCTTCGCGGTGCTGATCGGCGCGGTGGTCCTCGACGAGACCCCGACCTGGCACCAGCCGGTCGGGGCGCTGATCGTGCTGCTGGGGGTGGCGGTGTCCCAGGGCTTCCTCGGCCGCCGACCGGCGCACCCGACGGCGGTTCCGGCGGCCGGGCCGGTGGACCCGGCCGCTGCTGCGCCCACGGTGGCTGCCCGGCCCTGA
- a CDS encoding PHP domain-containing protein — MSPRDPIADLRRVAFLLERAHEATYRVRAFRSAATALAALPAGEVAERARTGRLTELPGVGDVTARCVAESLAGEEPVYLRRLVATEGTDLDAEAAALRAALRGDCHTHSDWSDGGSPIEEMALAAVELGHEYLVLTDHSPRLKVARGLTADRLRRQLDHVARLNAALPEGFRILTGIEVDILADGSLDQDEELLSRLDVVVGSVHSGLNDDRARMTRRMLTAVANPHLDILGHCTGRMVSSRPAGVTGPGDRAHRRRTRPESDFDPDAVFAACAEHGKAVEINSRPERQDPPKRLIRRALEAGCLFALNTDAHAPGQLDWQRFGCERAARCGVPVDRVVNTWSAEDLVAWAHTHQPG, encoded by the coding sequence GTGAGCCCCCGGGATCCCATCGCCGACCTGCGCCGGGTCGCGTTCCTGCTGGAACGGGCCCACGAGGCCACCTACCGGGTACGCGCCTTCCGCTCGGCGGCCACCGCGCTCGCCGCCCTGCCGGCCGGGGAGGTGGCCGAACGGGCCCGCACCGGACGGCTCACCGAACTGCCCGGGGTCGGCGACGTCACCGCCCGCTGCGTCGCCGAGTCGCTGGCCGGCGAGGAGCCGGTCTACCTGCGCCGGCTGGTGGCGACCGAGGGCACCGACCTGGACGCCGAGGCCGCCGCCCTGCGGGCGGCGCTGCGCGGCGACTGCCACACCCACTCCGACTGGTCCGACGGCGGGTCCCCGATCGAGGAGATGGCGCTCGCGGCGGTGGAACTGGGCCACGAGTACCTCGTCCTGACCGACCACTCCCCCCGGCTGAAGGTGGCGCGCGGGCTGACCGCCGACCGGCTGCGCCGCCAACTCGACCACGTGGCCCGGCTCAACGCCGCGCTGCCGGAGGGTTTCCGGATCCTCACCGGCATCGAGGTCGACATCCTCGCCGACGGTTCACTCGACCAGGACGAGGAACTGCTGTCCCGGCTGGACGTGGTGGTCGGCTCGGTGCACAGCGGTCTGAACGACGACCGGGCCCGGATGACCCGGCGGATGCTCACCGCCGTCGCCAACCCGCACCTGGACATCCTCGGCCACTGCACCGGTCGGATGGTCTCCTCCCGCCCGGCCGGCGTGACCGGTCCCGGCGACCGGGCCCACCGCCGGCGGACCCGCCCCGAGAGCGACTTCGACCCGGACGCCGTCTTCGCCGCCTGTGCCGAACACGGCAAGGCCGTCGAGATCAACTCGCGGCCGGAACGGCAGGACCCGCCGAAGCGGCTGATCCGGCGGGCCCTGGAGGCCGGTTGCCTCTTCGCCCTGAACACCGACGCGCACGCCCCCGGGCAGCTCGACTGGCAGCGTTTCGGCTGCGAGCGGGCGGCCCGCTGCGGGGTGCCCGTCGACCGGGTGGTGAACACCTGGTCCGCCGAGGACCTGGTCGCCTGGGCGCACACCCACCAGCCCGGGTGA